The Polyangium mundeleinium genome contains the following window.
AGAACCTGCTCGGCGGCGAGGAGGCGTATCGATCGAAGGAGGGCTTCATGACGGCGATGAAGACCTTCGACAACACGCGCCCGCTCGTCGCAGCGATGGCCGTGGGCATCGGGCGCGCGGCGTACGAGTACGCGCGCGACTTCGTGAAGCAGAACTACGTGCTCGGCCGGCCGATCCCGAGGTACGCGGCGATCGCAGAGAAGCTTGCGAAGATCGGGCGACGTCTGGAGGCGGCGCGGCTGCTCGTGCACCGCGCGACATACCTCGCGGACATGAACATCCCGAACGCGAAGGAGGCGAGCATGTCGAAGGCCGCGGCGGGGCAGGCCGCGACGCTCGCGTGCATCGACGCGATCGAGATCTGCGGCGCGCACGGGACGCTCCAGGCAGAGCACGCGCTGCTCGAGAAGTGGTTCCGCGACATCAAGGTCTACGACATCTTCGAGGGCACCGGGAACATCCAGCGCGTGGTCATCTCGAAGCGGATCGTGTCGAACCTGAAGTCATTTTGACATCAAACGAAGCGGGCTCGGCCTCGGGGGGCTCGATCCGGCTCAGCGCATCCGGGTGACGCGTCCGCCGCGGACCTCGTAGACGATGTCGGCGACCGAGACGAGGTGCGAACGATGCGCGACGACGATGCGCGTCGGGGCCAGGTTGGCGAGGACGGCCGCGATGCGCGTCTCGTTGTCGGCATCGAGGTTCGCGGTGCCCTCGTCGAAGAGGATGATCTTCGGCTGGCGGTAGAGGGCGCGCGCGATGAGGATCCGCTGCCGCTGGCCCCCCGAGATCTGCGCGCCCATGTCCCCGACGAGCGTGCCGTACTCCATCGGCATCGCCTCGATTTCCTCGGCGATCGAGGCATCGCGGGCCGCCGCGCGGACCCGGTCCATGTCGATCGTCGCGTCGAAGAAGGCGATGTTCTCGGCGATCGAGCCGGCGAGGAGCGTGTCATCCTGCATGACGGTCCCGAACCGCTCGCGCCAGCCGTGCCGGTGGACGTCGCGGATCGAGGCGTCGTCGAGGAACACGTCGCCCTCGCTCGGCGTCTCGATGCCGAGGATGATCTTGATGAGCGTGGACTTCCCGCTCCCGGACGGCCCCACGATCGCCACGCACGCGCCGGCCGGGACCTCCAGGGAGACGTCGTCGAGCACCAGCGGCTCCGTCGCCGCGTACCGGAAGCGGACGTTCTTCAGCGACAGCGCGCCCGCGCCGTCGACCGGCATGTCGCGTCCGCCCACGGGCTCCGCTTCGGCGAGCATGAGGTCGTCGAGCCGACGCAGGTGGACGCTGACGAGCTGCAGGGAGGACAGGTTCTCGGTGAGCGTGCCGAACCGCTCACGGAACACGCCGCGGTACGCGAGGAAGCCGAAGAGGGTGCCGAGGGGCACGGGATCGGCGCCCACGCCGAGCACTCCGATTCCGAGGACGAGCACCCATTCGACGGCCCCGATGGTCGAGGCGGCCGATTCCACGCCGGTGTGCAGGCGGCTCAGGCGCATGTTGGCGTTGAGGACACGGACGAGGTCGTTCTCCCACAACGCGAACCGCTGGGCCTCCCGCCCCGCGAGCTTGATGGCTTGCACTGCGCGGATCGATTCGAGGAGGCGGGCGAGCTCTTTTCCTTCGGCGTGCAAGAGCTCGTCGGAGAGCTCCCGTTGCCGCGGCAGCGCCGCGAACCGCATCGTGGTCTCGACGGCGAGCCCGAGGATC
Protein-coding sequences here:
- a CDS encoding peptidase domain-containing ABC transporter, coding for MASVADNEASPPRPARAVPIILQGEPSECGLACLAMVASSWGLEADLAALRAKLTTTPRGLSLRMLMSLAGALGLAARPVRIGLHRLGDLKTPAILHWNMDHFVVLEKLAGDVAWIVDPARGRVRMKIDAVSPSFTGIAVELTPTKAFSREPLALSRSFRRAWFDDPHLRSVALRALWLTVLLQVSIVSLPFAYRSLIDRHPAAGTSDPAMLAIVAGIALMIVVQAGASWTRGVLVTRFGNLFVHRVSAHIVGRLFSLPVSFFQRQILGDVLARVRSVDAIRRFVTDRAIPLLIDLAVSVVTAALMIRFSPKLAAIVILGLAVETTMRFAALPRQRELSDELLHAEGKELARLLESIRAVQAIKLAGREAQRFALWENDLVRVLNANMRLSRLHTGVESAASTIGAVEWVLVLGIGVLGVGADPVPLGTLFGFLAYRGVFRERFGTLTENLSSLQLVSVHLRRLDDLMLAEAEPVGGRDMPVDGAGALSLKNVRFRYAATEPLVLDDVSLEVPAGACVAIVGPSGSGKSTLIKIILGIETPSEGDVFLDDASIRDVHRHGWRERFGTVMQDDTLLAGSIAENIAFFDATIDMDRVRAAARDASIAEEIEAMPMEYGTLVGDMGAQISGGQRQRILIARALYRQPKIILFDEGTANLDADNETRIAAVLANLAPTRIVVAHRSHLVSVADIVYEVRGGRVTRMR